The genomic region AGGAGAAAGAATCACTGACTTTAAGGATTATGATCAAGGTTAGTGCAACAGTAGAACACTTCATACAAAATGTAcaacttttattttataaaagtTACCTATTTtataagtatttattttataactCAACAACTTCTTCACAAGTTACTACTAGTGTAAGAAATGCAGTATATCCAGTGTGAGAACATGCGATTCATGATAAtacagctgctgtgaccaccaaaaatTGGCCAGCATTAGcttatttacattaaaagccttGGAGGTGTCAGTATATATGGTGAGAGTTAAGGCTTTTTTATACTTCTGCAACTGCGTTACTGCATGAGGGACTCGTTtattcatttatggttctcccacggttgtgggtgtagtaaattacgtctgaggggatttgcgaggtgtctgagccagctatctaatgttagcatgctactacccacaaggtaaacagcgaagaaaatgtgtttgtttgactttttttgcttagattttttaaaaagttaccgaCACTGTGCAATGCAAAAACCTCTGAGGGgatttgtgaggtgtctgcGCCAGCTTTCTAatattagcatgctactacACACAAGGTAAACATCGATTTTTAaaattgtttgtttgacttttttttgcttcgattttttaaaagttaccgagaaatagacactgtgcaatgtaaaaaacccgtttttgtaactgaaaaataagtcTGAGGGGATCCGCAAGGTGTCTGAGCCCGCTTTCTAAttttagcatgctactgcccacaATGTAAAGATGGGTTTATACCAATCACAGCCTTGTGGGCTGCGTGCAGCTTGCATAGCTTTGGTCGGATAGTAAAAAAAATTGGGAGACGCGCGCACGCAAGAGGGGGTACGTAACTACGAAAAAAACCTTGCGTGCCTGCGTAAAAGCCGACCACAAATTGGGCTTTAGATATGCTTGTTCAGATCTTCACCGCTGAATCGGAGTATGTTCCATTTGCTTCGTTACTGCATAAAGGCTgtttgctgcatcaaccacaagacAAACTTCCTTTTTCCTACACTAGGATTATTGAAAGTCACCTATTTTGATTTAACAAATACCAGTCAGCTATTGTGATTTAAGTTAAATCATTAACTAATTGAACTAATACCATTTATATCAATTGGAACACAAACCTTTAACTGACCAGACCAACAGGTCATTTCATGGAGTAAAGTGAAGTGAGGAAAGTGAAGACCAGTACGTACCTGGTATCCTGAGTCATTGCAGGTCATGTAACACTTCCCACAGTTAATGCACATCTCCTCATCTATCATGGCCACCACCTGTTCTTTGTTGTCCAGCTCCTGATAGGCCCCAATGTGCTTCAGGGCTCGGGCAATCACATCCTGAGCGACACAAGAAACCATGAGGAACTCCGTTAATTTCATCACTGGTTATCGACTAGTTACAATACACACCTAGCTCAATCCATCCGCAATCCAAAGTAAATCCAAACTCAAACCTAAAATGGCTGTTTTAAGCTCTGTGCCTGCTAGAGCGTTTCTGTTTCTTAGCACTATGCGTGCCTTACTGCATTGATCCACTCACCTTTACAGATGGCACGGGCTTCTTGGGGATGAAGACCCTTGCATCGTTGGTGTCCATGGCGATGTTATCGTTGGCGTCTCTCAGACTCCTCTTGTACTCAGCCACAGCTTCATTTTTCTCTGTGAGGTATGGCCCAAAGCTGGGCCGGCTCTGGAGAAAGGGGTCAGGGACCAGGTTAGGGGTTATGATGGACTACGGCTAGAGTCAGTGTTACCAGATGTTAACTGtcttatttgtatgtgtgtgatgttaattttcttaaattctggtcATTAAATTTCAATGCATGTTTTATTATAGAAACAATAGAGAAACACCCTGTGTGTCCCTGACTCACACAATTACTAGTGCAGGCCAGAAGGCTTgactttaattgtgtgtgtgtgacaaaagaAGTTAACAACTACACCATGTGCCCAACAACACTAGCGTGTGCTTCAGCCAGAGGAGTGTATGACTCACTTTGCCCACCAGGTCCACCACGCGAGGCACAGGCTTGCCCTTCTGGTGGCGCAGGGTCGGGGGAGACTGGCCGTCCCAGTCCGTCAGCTCCTCGATGCTCTTCAGGTAGAGCAGAGTCTTCAGGCCCAGGCAGTAGTCCTCAATCACTGTGAAATCCTGGTTCTGCACTGAGCTGCAGATCTATGcacaagacacacactgctAGAGAAATGGGCCACTTTTGCTAATGAATTATAGTGGACACATACATTACAAGAACCCCAAACACAACTCCTGCTTAAGGTTAAGGCTGTGTATTGTATCATATATGAAACTACACTGGAGTTTTACTCATTGAATGGGTAAACAACAAACAGGCATATGTGTTTTCTTATATATCAAAGTAAGCAGATGAATCATTTGTTGCCAGGTAAATGGTGTGTACCTGTAGTACGGAGGCTCCAGCGTGAAGGAACTGTAGACCTGCCTCAGCAGAGTCAATGCCCCCGGTGGCCAGAATGGGGAAGCCCGGCAGGGCGCGGCCGATAGCTGACACGGCACGCAGAGAGATTGGTCGGATCGCATTACCTGGGAAATGGTATAAAATAATTAGACGTCCGAGTTAACATGGCTTCCTCATTGCTGATTTCTACTGGGATACACCTACCAGACACTCCTCCATATGTGGTTCTCTTCCCTGTGCCAATGCCAGGCCAGGGGCTGCCGTCTGCCTTTAGGCCCATCAGTCCAGACACTGTGTTGGTAGCAGTGACTCCATCAGCCCCTCCTATGGCCAAGCAAACAGAAATAATTTACATTATAATTACAGTTTACATtctaataaataatattataaaaataataaaacattataATATGTTTTGTCCTTGAAAACTCAAGGATTTCATTCAACTCTTACAAAAGCTGCCCATCCACAGTGtccagaaagacagagagcatcAGAGCCATGTGGCGGTAAATGTGTCCTTGATTGTCCTGATATCTACAGCCTCTTACCCTCGTGAGCTGCCTTGGCAATGTCCACGATGTTGGTGACGTTGGGGGTGAGTTTGGCGAAGAAGGGAATCTTCACAGCCTGACGGACCCAGCGGCAGATGTTCCTTACCATGTCTGGATCCTGCAGAGAATCAAGGCCATCAGGTAACATCTCACACAGGCTCTCTGATGTGAGGAGTATGTATCTGAATGCTCTGAGCAGATATGatatgtctgcatctgtgtagtgtgtgtgtttatgaatgagtGTAGGAGACTTGCCTGTCCACAGGCCAGAcccattcccctctctcccatGCCGTGAGGGCAAGACAGGTTCAGCTCCAGTGCATCTGGACCAGACGcctgttcacagacacacatgggaCAACTGTGTTTCTAAGGTTTTACATCAGCAGCTGTGACATTTCTCTTCTGATCTCGGAGCTAAATATCAACTCAGATGGCAATGATGTAAGCACATTGAAGAATTAGCTTGAGAAAAGACTTGTCTTAAAGTCTTCAATTTTGTTATGTGTCACTCAAGTGTACAAagcaacaacccccccccccctcttctcacacacacacctcagccatCTGGGCCAACACTGTCCAGTCTGCTTTGTTGAAACTGCACATGATGCTGGAGATGACAATCTGCAAGAACAAGATCAGAGTCACAATGGGAAGATGTGTTGATATTATTCAATGACTGACTGTCTCAGCGCGAGAGATCTAGTTAATCCAGTGCTAAGGAGCATACGTGGCAGGCAACAGTTAAAGAGTTGCAAATCAGGATTAAAGATCAGAATgaataatgattgacaataatcagTAATCCAATGAATCTCATATTAATTTGTATTTGGCATCACAGTATTCCTGGAAAAGGATGTTGTGAGCTCTGGTACATGACCATGTTTAGTGTTGGGACGGAGTGTGCTGTGGGGAAACTCACATTGTCTGGAAAGTCGGCTTTGAGCTCAGTCACGCCCTCGCACCAGTAGGCTGCCGTTTTCTCACTGATCAGCTCAATGTTCAAGAATGACCCTTGACCCGGGCCAAAGAGGTGACCCGATGTGGTGCCGCGAACAATGCGCGGAGACACGTTCGTCACCAGATCCTGAGGTTTAAGTTAAAGCAAACTTTTTAAACTGACTTTACCATTAGACTCACAGTCAAGGAAACTGAATAGAATTTCCCTAGAAAAGACTATTAGTGGGTTCATTAATGGATACCTTGTCCAGGCCGAAGGTCTTGGTGAGGGCAAAGCCCCAACCTTGCTCAAAAGCACGACGGATCATGGCAGTGCTGGTGGTTGGTGGGGCACTGGCAAGTCCAAATGGGTTTGGGAAGCGGATGCCAGCCATCTCGACACTAATATCCACAGCATCGATGGCGGTGTAGAACATCGGCAGCTTTGGAGTGCTGTCTACTGTTTGTCCGTGAAGagtctgcccacacacacaaacattagtgTAAAACATGATTAAAAGCAGATCAATATGACTAATggtacacattcacatacacatgaaaacaaggtagagacacacacagacgagagcTACGTTGGCTAATCCGTCTCACCTGGATGTACTTGTGGATGTGCCAGGATGCCTGCTTGCCATCGTTCACAGACTCTACAGAGGTGTTGGCCATGCCGGCGATGTCTCCACCAGCAAACACCCAGGGCTCACTGGTCTGCATGGTGTCCTGGTTGATCTCCGGTGTCCCCCAGCGGTTCAGCTTTATGGGCTCCATGGCAGCTTTCACTGTGGCACAATGCAGCTGCAGGCTAATTCCTGTCCTCTGAGCTTTTATACCTTATCCACTGAGCGTACcaccactgttttttttatcgACTATTCTTCAAATGGCACACTTGAGGTAGCTTATTTACAATTATGGAAGGGGTAGCCAaaaagtgtgtctgtctatctatccatccatccatccatccatcctccctctttGGAACACAGAATTAGCTACTATGCTGCCATTAGTCTGTAGGTCAAAGGCAGAGAGGCACAGACTTGGCACAGGCTGTGTTTGATTGAGTTTAGCAGTGGGTAGTGTAACTTACCAACGGGGTCAGTGAGTCCGGAGCCGAAAGCGCTGATGATGTAATCGGCCTTGAGCCGGACGATCtgttcctcatcctcctcccagTCACCGGTGTCCGTCTGCTCCGAGCGACAGAACTGCAGGCCCACCACACGGCCATTCCTCATGATGACCTCACGAGGAGACAGGAAGGGCAGGAACTCACACTTCTCCTCCTTCGCCAGCTCCATCTATTTCACATGCCACAAGACGGAGGAAAGGAGAGTCTGGTGAGTTGGTGAGTCTGTGCTGTTCTTGTCTTTCACCACAATGTCATTTTCAACATTAAATGCTATATATGCACATCTTAAacagtaaatatataaatattctcTCATAAACCAGAAACCCATAAAGGAGCTATATCCATGACATCAACAGTGTAACCATCACCTAAATGAGGCTACTGATGGCTTGGGACCATTTTATGCAACCCAAAGGTAGGTCGAAGGAAGTCTAACCTCCTCTGGAACAGCACGTATGTTGGTGAAACCTTTCCTGAAGACCACATAAACACGACGGGCCCCACAGCGCAGGGCAGAGGTGGCACAGTCGAATGCTGTGTCTCCTGCACCCAACACAATCACATTCCCATATACCTCAGGCAGGGCAGAGCGGCAGCTACACATCCCtgcaaagagtgagagagagaaagagcgagagatgaTGCAGAAAAAGTACAATAGTCAATGTGACTATCATAGTATAATGTGtcatattgtgtgtgtcagggcatgggggggggatggggagttTTTGGCCTCAACATTATACCGTAGCATAATATTCCAAACCAAAGCTATATGTGGTAGTGTTACTCTGCTGTTGCTAGGAGAGGGTGTATGGTATATGCACTGTTTCTCCTCACCTGTTTTACTGGCCTTAGCAACCAGAGGCAGGAAGTCTTTAGACGTGTAGAAACCCTGCTCTACAGTAAGCCCATCAAACATCTTGTGTCTGTTGGCCTGCGGAAGACCTGATCAGCAAACAAGGACCATAAATACATGACATCAATCCTTAATTCATCTGTCACACATAAATCCATCCTAACAGCCATCCACCCATCTTGGTAAAAAACTTAAACTCCCTTGCTTACCGATACCAATAAAGACCGCTTCATATCCTTCGTCTTTCAGAGAGGTCATGTTCATGCCATTCACACCAAGACCTTTTCCCAGGACAACCTACCAGAAAACAGATTGTGTTACTTCACACGCTTCAGCTATTGTCAGTTGCTTACAGGCAAAGACAAattcctgttttattttttgtcagaGATGTCAAAGTTGTTACCTTTACTCCAAGGTCCTTCATCAGGTCCACCTCAAACTGAACCACTTCATACGGCAGACGGAACTGGGGGATTTCAGCAGTGCTagaagacacatgcacacaccacagagacatGAACGCCATACAAAACTCCTCTCTGAATAAAATAGCCAAACGCATAAGGCACATGCACAGGTATGGCACATACACAGAGCCCAAATCTTTGaaactgcacaacacacacacacacacacacacacacaccacacaccacacatacacacacacacacacagggtcgaGCCTTACCTCAAGCCACCAATGTACTCCTGCTTCTCTAGCACAGTCAGGTTGTCGTAGCCCAGTCGAGCCAGGAAGGAGGCGCAGCTGATGCTGGCTGggccacagccaatcagagcgaTCTTGGTGTGGTAGCTGGCAGGCATCTCATCGGAGGGAGGAAGGTCAGGATTCCTCACCTGAGGGATGCCCATCTTACTGAACACCTGTGGATGCACAGAGCAACAGCATTGTTTTTTTCAATATGAGAAGCAGAGAAAGGCTCAAATATTCAAATATATAATCCTATAATGCACGTATTCTCTTTAAATTCAGGGTGAATTCCACATGCACCTCTGTGGCAAACTGTTGCAGGCCTCCGATGTTGATGGGTCCCTCCTCAGAGGCATAGAGATTGCATCCACCCACACAGAGCTCAGAGGTGGGGCACACCATGCCGCAGGTCAGACCCAGGGGGTTGTCTGAAAAGATGGATTTGGCTGCCCCATAGTAGTTCTGCAAAATACCCAACACTTTTGTCAATGCACCCAACATTAGCGGAGTGATCATGTGAGTAGTCGAGGCTGGAGAGGCATTGTGCTGTGACTGGTGATCGAATCGGTAGGACTGCCCTGTGACTAGtgggcaggggcggtttttcctacaggcggtataggcggtcgcctagggcgccactcagaggggggcgcaaaaaactgcgtccagcaaaaaaaaaagaaagaaaaagaattgtgttttttttttgctggacagagttttttttgcgcccccttctatatttCCAACCaaaattttgacataaaaaaaaatctaacattaggttaaaatgagccaaaaatcgaaaacggaagaggtacgtacgtccttggtgttgtcagaacatgcgagcacagtgaggcgtttggttagagtgtgtgtgtgttcaagaaactttgaagaacaaaataatgaagaggcaaaagccatccggggcgcaatttatgaagaaaagaaagtaagaagagaaacgtgccaaggagaaaggtaaatccttaaatcctgttctagcctagaatgaatcccagataagaaaacgttcacgaatgcgtgaattgcccccggcacttcagtggagttaagaagaaaagatgtaccttatcattgaaagttttcctactccctgtcacatagttctttaaggattttacagaggcggtatataaaaaattatatgtccatttattctacattatacaaaaaaagacatgattaaaataggggcgcacatataaagccaatagccaatgcaacaacactacacatatcttactcgttgcatagcacacccattaaggaagccaaacacggcaacttcagtgaggaatactggtaaaaatccaagtgttgtattgtcaactttagctaacgctagctagccagtgacttgtgacgttccttgttattgccattcagtcgaaacatcagttcaagttcagctgtaccgcaatttgcgtcattttgcgtcataaaagtttgagtaatcaaatttggacagctttagttttggtggagcgagctagccagtttaattagacatgattcaactaatcaagagctatgcatcttggaataaaaaaatgccaggctgtccaaatataccaaaatgcttaatagctacatttaacaaatgatgataatacatacttttgttatatcattttagattcacttttagaagactaagaaaatattatttgcaggcgattgggaagatgacgtggaggtgtgtgtgtgtgtccataaacatttgaacaggggcgtggccggagcgtagtccagcacaggcgtgacattttctcagtgatttgttcttgaattaatgtttgttcatcgtcgcgatcgttgttgtgtttatgtgaaagaaattcagtcttacagggcaaaatagcgtttgaaagttgcaattccgttttcgtgggggaaaaaaatatttgttatttggtgggggggcgccaggagtgaagctcgcctagagcgccaaatgtgctagggccgcccctgctaGTGGGCACTCACCTTGTTGGAGATATTGCTGATGAAGGTCTTGACATCCAAGTTGGTGGGACAGCTCTTCTGGCAGGGGGCATCGGCACATTTGAGACatctgtgtgaaaaagagactAAATGGTTAAAAGCCGTCAAACTCATATGCACACCATTTTTCTAAAGTCTTAGTTCACTTCAATATAAGTGCCACGTTGTATGGAGAATTTGGAGTG from Clupea harengus chromosome 10, Ch_v2.0.2, whole genome shotgun sequence harbors:
- the dpydb gene encoding dihydropyrimidine dehydrogenase [NADP(+)], with protein sequence MARMLSRDLPDIESLLALNPRVQNHASIHSTAFKKKEKKHWKRNPEKSCDTCVKLENNFDDIKHTTLSERGALREAMRCLKCADAPCQKSCPTNLDVKTFISNISNKNYYGAAKSIFSDNPLGLTCGMVCPTSELCVGGCNLYASEEGPINIGGLQQFATEVFSKMGIPQVRNPDLPPSDEMPASYHTKIALIGCGPASISCASFLARLGYDNLTVLEKQEYIGGLSTAEIPQFRLPYEVVQFEVDLMKDLGVKVVLGKGLGVNGMNMTSLKDEGYEAVFIGIGLPQANRHKMFDGLTVEQGFYTSKDFLPLVAKASKTGMCSCRSALPEVYGNVIVLGAGDTAFDCATSALRCGARRVYVVFRKGFTNIRAVPEEMELAKEEKCEFLPFLSPREVIMRNGRVVGLQFCRSEQTDTGDWEEDEEQIVRLKADYIISAFGSGLTDPVVKAAMEPIKLNRWGTPEINQDTMQTSEPWVFAGGDIAGMANTSVESVNDGKQASWHIHKYIQTLHGQTVDSTPKLPMFYTAIDAVDISVEMAGIRFPNPFGLASAPPTTSTAMIRRAFEQGWGFALTKTFGLDKDLVTNVSPRIVRGTTSGHLFGPGQGSFLNIELISEKTAAYWCEGVTELKADFPDNIVISSIMCSFNKADWTVLAQMAEASGPDALELNLSCPHGMGERGMGLACGQDPDMVRNICRWVRQAVKIPFFAKLTPNVTNIVDIAKAAHEGGADGVTATNTVSGLMGLKADGSPWPGIGTGKRTTYGGVSGNAIRPISLRAVSAIGRALPGFPILATGGIDSAEAGLQFLHAGASVLQICSSVQNQDFTVIEDYCLGLKTLLYLKSIEELTDWDGQSPPTLRHQKGKPVPRVVDLVGKSRPSFGPYLTEKNEAVAEYKRSLRDANDNIAMDTNDARVFIPKKPVPSVKDVIARALKHIGAYQELDNKEQVVAMIDEEMCINCGKCYMTCNDSGYQAITFDPETHFPVVTDSCTGCTLCYSVCPIIDCITMITRKTPYEPKRGIVPQVVYPVC